The following proteins are co-located in the Dyadobacter chenwenxiniae genome:
- a CDS encoding sialate O-acetylesterase: MSFAQVTVTYPTERAVFQRNNSNEANVYIGGYIAEPFQQIEARFIPRISGEGEAAPAGGGWTVIDATPSGGHFYGSMTIKGGWYKLEVRGVKSGSEPKVSSVERVGVGEIFVVAGQSNATGGDANPNGPGAANDQVNSVDFQNVSGGTITEYNNVQLPCPQFVHLDASTKTAPFGNYAWCWGSFGDKIYEKYRVPVMIFNAGWSSTGIEEWRQSIDPNAVTTGPFGYTFPRGLPFGHLRLALNNYIAQLGVRAVLWHQGETDNLIENSITVNPKDRYRDKLWEVINASRSLSGKSNLAWVVARASRFTFDGATRTSANVVAAQNELIDNDGTYAHVYQGPETDPYYDIQYRSDEIHFRGDGVTPSPDGQVYSGLISLAGFWNDKITSDFMSQSTPYPALPPAEVTASQAPGSTNLTFTGPNIPAGSVYNWLNADNCNQVQSTSQQWTAATGFYKLKIVDSNKNTIFSPGLHVSGTSLPVVWKYFTVRNNENRRPLIQWATSEETNASHFELERSSNAIYFANIHTIQAAGNSKNTNAYEYEEEFLPAGIYYYRIKQVDFDGKFTYSRTVSTKIAENDLLKAYPNPVTDVLTIESEKILGQVEVMNVAGTRLHVSRQPLHAMTLDMSKFPAGLYTITASGKRYKVVKK, from the coding sequence TTGAGCTTCGCACAAGTAACGGTAACTTATCCTACTGAACGAGCTGTTTTTCAGCGAAACAATTCTAACGAGGCAAACGTATACATCGGAGGGTATATCGCGGAGCCATTCCAGCAAATAGAAGCCCGATTTATCCCGCGTATCTCAGGTGAAGGTGAAGCTGCTCCCGCAGGCGGCGGCTGGACCGTTATAGATGCAACGCCATCCGGGGGGCATTTTTATGGCTCGATGACCATCAAAGGCGGCTGGTACAAGCTCGAAGTCCGTGGGGTCAAAAGCGGCAGTGAACCAAAAGTTTCCAGCGTCGAACGGGTGGGTGTTGGTGAAATTTTTGTGGTTGCGGGTCAGTCCAATGCCACAGGTGGTGATGCCAATCCAAACGGTCCGGGCGCGGCGAATGATCAGGTCAACAGTGTGGATTTCCAGAATGTCAGCGGCGGAACGATCACAGAGTATAATAATGTACAACTTCCTTGCCCGCAATTTGTGCACCTCGATGCGAGCACAAAAACGGCTCCATTTGGAAACTATGCCTGGTGCTGGGGCTCATTCGGGGACAAAATATACGAAAAATACCGCGTGCCGGTAATGATTTTCAACGCGGGCTGGTCGAGCACAGGCATTGAAGAATGGCGGCAGAGCATCGATCCGAATGCTGTTACAACCGGGCCATTCGGCTACACATTCCCCAGAGGCCTCCCCTTTGGTCACCTCCGACTTGCATTAAATAATTACATAGCGCAACTCGGTGTACGCGCCGTACTTTGGCATCAGGGCGAAACTGATAACCTTATTGAAAACTCTATCACAGTCAACCCAAAGGATCGCTACCGCGATAAACTATGGGAAGTAATCAATGCCAGCCGCAGCCTTTCGGGCAAAAGCAATCTGGCATGGGTCGTGGCGCGGGCATCCCGTTTTACATTTGATGGCGCCACCAGAACCTCTGCCAATGTGGTAGCAGCCCAAAATGAATTGATTGACAATGATGGGACTTATGCGCATGTATACCAGGGCCCGGAAACGGACCCTTATTACGACATCCAATATCGCAGCGACGAAATCCACTTCCGGGGTGACGGCGTCACACCTTCTCCGGACGGCCAGGTTTATTCCGGCCTGATTTCCCTGGCCGGCTTTTGGAACGATAAGATCACCAGTGATTTTATGAGTCAATCCACGCCATATCCGGCCTTACCACCGGCAGAAGTGACTGCCAGCCAGGCTCCCGGAAGCACAAACCTGACATTTACAGGACCCAACATTCCCGCCGGCTCTGTGTATAACTGGCTGAATGCTGATAACTGCAACCAAGTTCAGAGTACATCCCAGCAGTGGACAGCAGCGACCGGTTTTTATAAATTAAAGATCGTCGACTCTAACAAAAACACCATTTTTTCGCCTGGACTTCACGTCTCTGGCACATCACTTCCGGTGGTTTGGAAATACTTTACTGTCCGTAACAATGAAAACAGGCGCCCTTTAATCCAATGGGCAACCTCTGAGGAAACGAACGCGTCGCATTTTGAATTGGAGCGCAGCAGCAATGCAATCTATTTTGCGAACATTCACACGATCCAGGCAGCAGGTAATTCAAAAAATACGAACGCCTACGAATATGAGGAAGAATTCCTTCCCGCCGGGATTTACTACTATCGCATCAAGCAGGTAGATTTTGATGGCAAGTTTACATACAGCCGGACTGTGAGCACTAAAATCGCCGAAAACGATTTGCTTAAAGCTTACCCTAATCCGGTAACCGATGTGCTGACCATTGAATCAGAAAAAATACTCGGACAGGTCGAAGTAATGAATGTGGCTGGGACAAGGCTGCATGTATCCAGGCAACCGCTGCATGCTATGACTTTGGATATGAGCAAGTTTCCTGCTGGCTTGTATACCATCACGGCCAGTGGAAAAAGGTATAAAGTTGTTAAAAAGTAA
- a CDS encoding AraC family transcriptional regulator encodes MEIHNLFQPFDIRFVKVNECPVKAHKNTFIELIYIIDGDGTYHINQSQFKYSSENLFLVMPMDMHYTEVLTTTSFMFIRFNNIYLNAQRANEQYSNLGDWAHKLEYIFQNSNHLQGCILRNAHDKPLVRAVMDAIVQEYVNQQTLHKELVQQLINTLITVVARNISLHIPEKSNITQNLSLEIIHYIHRNIYNPDKLKAENIASHFNISLNYISEYFKKHTHENLQQYIINYKLSLVEIRLKHSDMRLNEIAAELNFTDDSHLTKTFKKYKGVSPAEYRRQRLALAS; translated from the coding sequence ATGGAAATACATAATCTGTTTCAACCATTTGACATCCGGTTCGTTAAGGTCAACGAATGTCCGGTCAAGGCGCATAAGAATACATTTATTGAATTGATATACATTATTGACGGGGACGGCACATACCACATCAATCAGAGTCAGTTCAAGTATTCGTCGGAAAACTTGTTCCTCGTAATGCCTATGGATATGCATTATACAGAAGTGCTGACTACAACTTCATTTATGTTTATCCGCTTTAACAACATCTATTTAAATGCACAGCGTGCTAATGAGCAGTATAGCAACCTGGGAGACTGGGCGCATAAGCTGGAATATATTTTCCAGAACAGCAATCATCTGCAAGGCTGTATTTTAAGAAATGCGCATGATAAGCCGCTGGTGAGGGCCGTTATGGATGCCATTGTGCAGGAATATGTAAACCAGCAAACGCTTCATAAAGAGCTTGTTCAGCAGCTGATCAACACATTGATAACGGTGGTTGCAAGGAATATTTCGTTGCATATTCCTGAGAAATCCAATATCACCCAGAATTTATCTTTGGAGATAATACATTACATACACCGGAATATTTACAACCCGGATAAGTTAAAGGCGGAAAACATTGCTTCCCACTTCAACATTTCTTTGAATTACATCAGTGAATATTTCAAGAAGCACACCCATGAAAATCTTCAACAATACATCATCAATTACAAATTGTCACTGGTTGAGATCAGATTGAAGCATAGCGATATGCGACTGAACGAAATTGCCGCTGAACTGAACTTCACGGATGATAGCCATTTGACAAAAACATTCAAGAAATACAAGGGTGTAAGCCCGGCGGAATATCGGAGGCAAAGACTGGCGCTGGCTTCCTGA
- a CDS encoding NADP-dependent oxidoreductase, which yields MKAIALKETGGVEKLTLIETKTPQIKPDEVLIQVKAIGINPVDGFVRGNKPYLERVINPKPGEDIILGWDVSGTVVEIGNEVSDFKIGDDVFGMVNFPGHGKAYAEYVAAPADQLALKPENISYEEAAAATLAALTAWQSLVTYAKIKKGDKILIHAAAGGVGHYAIQIAKYFGAHIVGTGSGAKKDFIISQGAHEFIDYTTEKFEEKVRDADIVLDSIFGDHVVRSLDAVKQGGRLISLLTFFTDENLVKKITEKEVYAHRLGVLSNGADMKQIAALLANGTLHSYISAQFTFEEIPQAQTLVDAGRTVGKVVITL from the coding sequence ATGAAGGCGATAGCATTAAAAGAAACAGGAGGAGTTGAAAAGCTGACTTTAATTGAGACCAAAACGCCACAGATTAAACCCGATGAGGTTTTAATTCAGGTAAAAGCAATCGGCATTAATCCGGTCGACGGCTTTGTACGAGGAAATAAGCCCTATCTGGAAAGAGTCATTAATCCGAAGCCCGGAGAGGATATAATACTCGGCTGGGACGTTTCAGGGACTGTGGTCGAGATTGGAAATGAGGTTTCTGATTTTAAGATTGGCGACGACGTTTTTGGAATGGTGAATTTTCCTGGTCATGGAAAAGCATATGCGGAATACGTCGCTGCACCAGCGGACCAGTTGGCACTGAAACCTGAAAACATTTCCTACGAAGAAGCAGCTGCGGCTACATTGGCAGCATTGACTGCCTGGCAATCACTGGTTACTTATGCAAAAATCAAAAAAGGTGACAAAATCCTGATCCACGCAGCCGCGGGGGGAGTGGGCCATTATGCAATCCAGATCGCGAAATACTTTGGAGCACACATTGTCGGGACCGGCTCAGGCGCGAAGAAGGATTTCATCATCAGCCAGGGAGCCCACGAATTCATTGATTATACCACTGAAAAATTTGAGGAAAAGGTCCGGGATGCAGACATTGTTCTTGATTCGATTTTTGGCGATCATGTGGTGCGCTCGCTGGATGCAGTGAAACAAGGCGGAAGACTTATTTCACTGCTGACCTTTTTTACAGACGAAAATCTGGTCAAAAAAATAACAGAAAAAGAGGTCTATGCGCATCGGCTGGGTGTCTTATCCAATGGTGCAGACATGAAACAGATCGCTGCACTGCTCGCTAACGGAACATTGCATTCATACATCTCCGCCCAATTCACTTTTGAAGAAATACCGCAGGCACAAACGCTCGTCGATGCAGGCAGGACCGTTGGTAAGGTTGTGATTACATTATAA
- a CDS encoding S1C family serine protease, with translation MDTFSTMIIDAVDKIKNAVVKIDTFKTINGKMKPAGSGSGFIFSSDGLIFTNSHVVEGAEKVMVSLLNENEIEATLVGKDPDTDLAILKIYTQGYSVAKLGDAGQLQIGQFVIAIGNPYGYQHTVTTGVVSALGRTLQTQSGRMVDNVIQSDAALNPGNSGGPMINTDGEVIGVNTAVIQGAQGLSFSVNINTAKEIARQLIQEGRVFKAFLGLQLQDVQINEKVRQHYKLQSRTGIFITKIDADTPASRSQLLEGDIIVSFNNQTVSDSNELFKALTNKNILTITNISVIRHTELLNFIIVPVEKRN, from the coding sequence ATGGATACCTTTTCAACCATGATTATCGACGCCGTTGACAAGATCAAAAACGCGGTCGTTAAAATCGATACATTTAAAACCATTAACGGAAAAATGAAGCCGGCCGGGTCGGGTTCCGGCTTCATTTTTTCATCCGACGGGCTGATTTTCACAAATAGCCATGTGGTAGAAGGCGCGGAGAAAGTAATGGTCAGCCTTTTGAATGAAAATGAAATCGAAGCCACGCTGGTCGGGAAAGACCCTGACACAGACCTGGCTATTTTAAAAATTTATACGCAAGGATATTCTGTGGCCAAGCTCGGCGATGCGGGCCAATTGCAGATCGGACAGTTTGTGATTGCGATTGGCAATCCTTACGGCTATCAACACACCGTAACGACTGGCGTTGTGAGCGCATTGGGGCGGACTTTGCAAACACAATCCGGCAGGATGGTCGATAATGTGATACAATCGGATGCGGCATTGAACCCAGGAAATTCGGGAGGCCCGATGATCAACACGGATGGCGAAGTGATCGGGGTAAATACGGCCGTGATCCAGGGAGCTCAGGGACTGAGTTTTTCCGTGAACATTAACACCGCAAAGGAAATTGCACGTCAGTTGATTCAGGAAGGAAGGGTTTTCAAGGCATTTTTGGGTCTGCAATTACAAGATGTGCAGATCAACGAAAAAGTCCGGCAGCATTATAAGCTGCAAAGCCGGACCGGCATTTTCATTACAAAAATCGATGCGGACACGCCCGCATCGCGATCTCAGCTGCTCGAAGGCGACATCATCGTTTCATTTAACAACCAAACGGTAAGCGACTCAAATGAGCTGTTCAAAGCACTCACAAATAAGAACATTCTGACGATCACCAACATTTCAGTAATCCGCCATACGGAATTACTGAACTTCATTATCGTGCCGGTTGAGAAGCGGAACTAG
- the ytxJ gene encoding bacillithiol system redox-active protein YtxJ — protein MNWITINSTEEVEQIYKSSEYAIIYKHSPRCMTSLMAYRQLKSDVNSVPHVDVPLYIVDVVNNRTESMSIANSFNVQHESPQLLVVKNGECVFDASHEDISLHDTLSYFQ, from the coding sequence ATGAATTGGATTACAATCAACAGCACGGAAGAGGTCGAGCAGATTTATAAATCATCTGAGTACGCCATTATATACAAGCACAGTCCTCGCTGTATGACCAGCCTGATGGCTTATCGTCAGTTAAAATCGGATGTCAATTCGGTTCCGCACGTGGATGTGCCGCTTTATATTGTAGATGTGGTCAATAACCGCACCGAATCCATGTCGATTGCAAACAGCTTTAATGTGCAACACGAGTCGCCTCAACTGCTGGTTGTAAAAAACGGGGAATGTGTATTTGATGCGTCCCACGAGGACATTTCACTGCACGACACACTTTCCTATTTTCAATAA